The proteins below are encoded in one region of Micromonospora yangpuensis:
- a CDS encoding saccharopine dehydrogenase family protein: MRDDRPYDLVLFGATGFTGALTAEYLARHAPADLRWALAGRNPEKLAGVRDRLAGIEPRLAELPLLTADVTDADSLRTVARSARVVASTVGPYVHHGEPLVAACAQAGTDYLDITGEPEFVDLMYVRHHAEAQRTGARLVHACGFDSIPHDLGVWFTVTKLPDGVPITVDGYLRGGGRFSAGTYHSALTALSRTAQASRAARERKAVEPRPDDRRVRAVPGRIGRSAETGGWAVPLPTIDPQVVRRSAAACPEYGPDFRYRHFVSVKRLPAVLAGAVGLGGLLALVKLPPTRRWLFGRLASGQGPTPQQRAKSWFTVRFVGAGGGRRVVTEVSGGDPGYDETAKMLAESALCLALDDLPPTAGQLTPVAAMGDHLLQRLTRAGLTFRTLE, encoded by the coding sequence ATGCGTGACGACCGGCCGTACGACCTTGTCCTGTTCGGCGCGACCGGGTTCACCGGCGCGCTCACCGCCGAGTACCTGGCCCGGCACGCCCCGGCCGACCTGCGGTGGGCGCTGGCCGGGCGGAACCCGGAGAAGCTCGCCGGGGTACGGGACCGGTTGGCCGGCATCGAGCCCCGCCTGGCGGAGCTGCCGCTGCTCACCGCCGACGTCACCGACGCAGACTCGCTGCGTACGGTGGCCCGCAGCGCCCGGGTGGTGGCCAGCACGGTCGGCCCGTACGTGCACCACGGCGAGCCACTGGTGGCCGCCTGCGCCCAGGCCGGCACGGACTACCTGGACATCACCGGTGAGCCGGAGTTCGTCGACCTGATGTACGTGCGGCACCACGCCGAGGCGCAGCGCACCGGGGCCCGGCTGGTGCACGCCTGCGGCTTCGACTCGATCCCGCACGACCTGGGGGTCTGGTTCACCGTCACGAAACTGCCCGACGGGGTGCCGATCACCGTCGACGGGTACCTCCGCGGCGGTGGCCGGTTCTCCGCCGGGACGTACCACTCGGCGCTGACCGCGCTCTCCCGTACCGCGCAGGCCAGCCGGGCGGCCCGCGAGCGGAAGGCCGTCGAGCCGCGCCCGGACGACCGGCGGGTGCGGGCCGTACCGGGCAGGATCGGTCGGTCGGCGGAGACCGGGGGTTGGGCGGTCCCGCTGCCGACCATCGACCCGCAGGTGGTCCGCCGGTCGGCGGCGGCCTGCCCGGAGTACGGCCCGGACTTCCGCTACCGGCACTTCGTCTCGGTCAAGCGGCTGCCCGCCGTGCTGGCCGGCGCGGTCGGGCTGGGCGGCCTGCTGGCGCTGGTGAAGCTGCCACCGACCCGACGCTGGCTGTTCGGACGACTGGCCTCCGGGCAGGGCCCCACACCGCAGCAGCGGGCGAAGTCGTGGTTCACCGTCCGTTTCGTCGGCGCCGGTGGTGGCCGTCGGGTGGTCACCGAGGTCTCCGGTGGCGACCCGGGCTACGACGAGACGGCGAAGATGCTCGCCGAGTCCGCGCTCTGCCTCGCCCTGGACGACCTGCCACCCACCGCTGGCCAGCTCACCCCGGTCGCCGCCATGGGCGACCACCTCCTACAACGCCTCACCCGCGCCGGCCTAACCTTCCGCACCCTGGAGTAA
- a CDS encoding MerR family transcriptional regulator codes for MHSIGEFARASGLSVSALRFYDRSGILTPALVDPATGYRWYADEQVLPARLVAGLRRVGMPLADIAAALRRRDEPAAVHRLLDAHLRRLEDGLTDARRELARVRALLEPVGAASTTRLVLSGAELAAAVDAVRFAAGVDPDLPMLAGVLVDVDSDEVRLVATDRHRLAVARTPARVAGAAVRALLPLGAVDELRALLATGPDGTVSVEIAPSTVAAVVGDRTIRATALPYDFPDYRRLLRRTVDDREVRRIPFDVPALRAALHAVPVVVREHDGVAHPLTVLGVDAHDGLRPLTPAEASVADGELRIGVNKGYLLDALDAAGDAQLVLELDGPVTPLAIRRPTRPGTFSVLMPIHL; via the coding sequence CTGCACAGCATCGGCGAGTTCGCCCGCGCCAGCGGGCTGAGCGTGAGCGCCCTGCGGTTCTACGACCGCTCCGGCATCCTGACGCCGGCGCTTGTCGACCCGGCCACCGGCTACCGCTGGTACGCCGACGAGCAGGTGCTGCCGGCCCGCCTGGTGGCCGGGCTGCGCCGGGTCGGCATGCCGCTGGCCGACATCGCCGCCGCGCTGCGTCGACGCGACGAGCCGGCCGCCGTACATCGGCTGCTCGACGCGCACCTGCGCCGGTTGGAGGACGGGTTGACCGACGCCCGACGGGAGCTGGCCCGGGTGCGGGCGTTGCTGGAACCGGTCGGGGCCGCGTCGACCACCCGGCTGGTGCTGTCCGGGGCCGAGTTGGCCGCCGCCGTCGACGCGGTGCGCTTCGCCGCCGGCGTCGACCCCGACCTGCCGATGCTCGCCGGGGTGCTGGTCGACGTCGACTCCGACGAGGTACGCCTGGTCGCCACCGACCGGCACCGGCTGGCGGTGGCCCGTACCCCCGCGCGGGTGGCCGGGGCGGCGGTGCGCGCGCTGCTCCCGCTCGGTGCGGTGGACGAGCTGCGCGCCCTGCTGGCCACGGGCCCCGACGGTACGGTCAGCGTGGAGATCGCGCCGTCCACCGTCGCGGCCGTGGTGGGCGACCGGACGATCCGGGCCACCGCCCTGCCGTACGACTTCCCGGACTACCGCCGGCTGCTGCGACGTACCGTCGACGACCGAGAGGTCCGCCGGATACCTTTCGACGTGCCAGCTCTGCGGGCCGCGCTGCACGCGGTTCCCGTCGTGGTCCGGGAGCACGACGGGGTTGCCCATCCGCTGACCGTGCTGGGTGTGGACGCCCACGACGGACTACGGCCCCTGACGCCGGCCGAGGCCAGCGTGGCAGACGGTGAGCTGCGGATCGGGGTGAACAAGGGGTACCTGCTCGACGCGCTGGACGCCGCCGGCGACGCCCAGCTGGTCCTGGAGCTGGACGGCCCGGTCACCCCGCTGGCGATCCGCCGTCCCACCCGGCCGGGCACCTTCTCCGTCCTGATGCCCATCCACCTCTGA
- a CDS encoding cytochrome c biogenesis CcdA family protein, which yields MSSAPLLLALTAGMLGAVNPCGFAMLPAYLSVLVVDPPPERAASPDRAGVAGRGLRSGRGPSGGRGGAGGGRGGAGGGRGGSEGGGRLGGRGSRDEVGRRGAVRRALTAGAALTIGYVLVFGAFGLALAPLTGWLRPRLPWVTLLLGLLLVALGCWLLAGRRLPGPPGFTRAPRLSRTWPAMTLFGMAYALTSLTCAIAPFLAIVATSFQAGSTLRGLALFGAYAIGMGLVVTVTALGVALLRGQLVARLRGAGAVVPRLGGAVLLAAGGYVAWYGWYELRLAAGRRDAVHDPVVTAAGRVQQQLVAALDTAGPVTLGVLLVLMLALAAGRGWRARPATAAGAPVPAGGPARPDDGWPDGGRADGARPDGGRAGRGRSAGGEAVGAEPVA from the coding sequence GTGTCGTCGGCCCCGCTGCTGCTGGCGTTGACCGCCGGCATGCTCGGCGCGGTCAACCCGTGCGGCTTCGCGATGCTGCCGGCGTACCTCTCGGTCCTGGTCGTCGACCCGCCACCGGAGCGCGCCGCGTCACCGGACCGCGCGGGCGTCGCCGGTCGCGGCCTGCGCAGTGGGCGCGGGCCGTCCGGTGGTCGCGGCGGGGCCGGCGGTGGTCGCGGTGGGGCCGGCGGTGGTCGCGGTGGATCCGAGGGCGGCGGCCGGCTCGGTGGGCGGGGCAGTCGCGACGAGGTCGGTCGGCGGGGTGCGGTGCGGCGGGCGCTGACCGCCGGTGCCGCGCTGACCATCGGGTACGTCCTGGTCTTCGGCGCCTTCGGGCTGGCGCTGGCACCGCTCACCGGTTGGCTGCGCCCCCGGCTGCCCTGGGTGACCCTCCTGCTCGGCCTGCTGCTGGTGGCCCTCGGCTGCTGGCTGCTCGCCGGCCGGCGACTGCCCGGCCCGCCTGGGTTCACCAGGGCACCCCGGCTGAGCCGGACCTGGCCGGCCATGACCCTGTTCGGCATGGCGTACGCGCTGACCTCGCTCACCTGCGCGATCGCCCCGTTCCTGGCGATCGTGGCGACCAGCTTCCAGGCCGGCTCCACGCTGCGCGGGCTGGCCCTGTTCGGGGCGTACGCGATCGGGATGGGTCTGGTGGTCACCGTGACCGCGCTCGGCGTCGCGCTGCTACGCGGCCAGCTGGTGGCCCGGTTGCGCGGTGCCGGCGCGGTCGTGCCCCGGCTCGGCGGCGCGGTGCTGCTGGCCGCCGGCGGTTACGTCGCCTGGTACGGCTGGTACGAGCTGCGGCTGGCCGCCGGCCGACGCGACGCGGTGCACGACCCGGTGGTGACCGCCGCCGGCCGGGTCCAGCAGCAGCTGGTCGCCGCCCTGGACACCGCCGGCCCGGTCACCCTGGGCGTGCTGCTGGTGCTCATGCTGGCGCTGGCCGCCGGGCGTGGGTGGCGGGCCCGTCCCGCCACTGCCGCCGGCGCTCCTGTGCCGGCCGGTGGTCCCGCCCGCCCGGACGATGGTTGGCCGGACGGTGGCCGGGCGGACGGTGCCCGCCCGGACGGTGGCCGGGCGGGGAGGGGGCGGTCAGCGGGGGGTGAGGCGGTCGGTGCCGAGCCGGTCGCGTAG
- a CDS encoding SigE family RNA polymerase sigma factor produces MRDAEEFDAFYTSSAQRLLGQVYAMLGNRTDAEDAVAEAYARAWDRWSTVRECDSPEAWVRTVAYRIAVSAWRRTVNRLRAHHRQTVDQHLDGISVDHVALVAALRRIPADQRRVVVLHHLVGLSVTEIATEIGSNPNTVKTWLVRGRRDLAAHLRVGGREEYGAAEPRGRDRKATPHQRAGGRRNDGT; encoded by the coding sequence ATGCGTGATGCCGAGGAGTTCGACGCGTTCTACACGTCGTCGGCTCAGCGCCTGCTGGGGCAGGTGTACGCGATGCTCGGCAACCGGACCGACGCGGAGGACGCGGTCGCCGAGGCGTACGCCCGGGCCTGGGACCGGTGGTCCACCGTGCGCGAGTGCGACAGCCCGGAGGCCTGGGTACGCACCGTCGCCTACCGCATCGCGGTGAGCGCCTGGCGGCGGACGGTGAACCGGCTCCGGGCCCACCACCGGCAGACCGTCGACCAGCACCTCGACGGGATCTCCGTCGACCACGTGGCACTCGTCGCCGCGCTGCGCCGCATCCCCGCTGACCAGCGTCGGGTGGTGGTCCTGCACCATCTGGTCGGCCTCAGCGTCACCGAGATCGCCACCGAGATCGGCAGCAACCCGAACACCGTCAAGACCTGGCTCGTCCGTGGCCGCCGGGACCTGGCCGCCCACCTGAGGGTGGGCGGGCGCGAGGAGTACGGCGCAGCGGAGCCCCGCGGTCGTGACCGGAAGGCGACGCCGCACCAGCGCGCGGGCGGAAGGAGGAACGATGGCACCTGA
- the serS gene encoding serine--tRNA ligase, with product MLDMELIRKDREAVATALAKRLDPAEVTAALDEIGQLDRDRRALITEIDAERQRRKADARAYAAAKRAGTEPPAPDPGRKQVAELEAQLDEVQSRLRGRMSELPNLPADDVVPGGKEANRVVKTFGAPPAIEQVRDHVELSRMLGLVDHERGVKLGGSGFWMYTGMGARLEWALLNWFIDEHVRAGYEFLLPPHLLLDTAGFAAGQFPKFYDDVYHLDRESAPRGQFLLPTSETAILGAYQDEILETSKLPLKAFAYTPCYRREAAGSHSDERGTVRGHQFNKVEIFQFTLPEQADAALEEMLAHAESLVEKLGLHYQRSLLSAGDASASMKKTLDIEVWMPSTGKYKEVSSVSWAGDYQARRAAIRYREPGGKQTRFVHTLNGSALATSRLFPAILEQFQQPDGSVLIPEVLRDRLGTDRLTPR from the coding sequence ATGCTCGACATGGAGTTGATCCGGAAGGATCGCGAGGCGGTCGCGACCGCGTTGGCAAAGCGGCTCGATCCGGCCGAGGTCACCGCCGCCCTGGACGAGATCGGGCAGCTCGACCGGGACCGGCGCGCCCTGATCACCGAGATCGACGCCGAACGGCAGCGCCGCAAGGCCGACGCCCGGGCGTACGCGGCGGCCAAGCGGGCCGGCACCGAGCCGCCCGCCCCGGACCCGGGGCGCAAGCAGGTCGCCGAGTTGGAGGCCCAGCTCGACGAGGTCCAGTCCCGGTTGCGGGGCCGGATGAGCGAGCTGCCCAACCTGCCCGCCGACGACGTGGTCCCCGGCGGCAAGGAGGCCAACCGGGTGGTGAAGACCTTCGGTGCGCCGCCGGCCATCGAGCAGGTCCGCGACCACGTGGAGCTGAGCCGGATGCTCGGGCTGGTCGACCACGAGCGGGGCGTCAAGCTCGGCGGTTCCGGTTTCTGGATGTACACCGGGATGGGCGCCCGTCTGGAGTGGGCGCTGCTCAACTGGTTCATCGACGAGCACGTGCGGGCCGGTTACGAGTTCCTGCTCCCGCCGCACCTGTTGCTGGACACCGCCGGTTTCGCCGCCGGCCAGTTCCCCAAGTTCTACGACGACGTCTACCACCTGGACCGGGAGTCCGCCCCGCGCGGGCAGTTCCTGCTGCCCACCTCGGAGACGGCGATCCTCGGGGCGTACCAGGACGAGATCCTGGAGACGTCGAAGCTGCCGCTGAAGGCATTCGCGTACACCCCGTGTTACCGGCGGGAGGCGGCCGGCTCGCACTCGGACGAGCGCGGCACCGTGCGGGGGCATCAGTTCAACAAGGTGGAGATCTTCCAGTTCACCCTGCCCGAGCAGGCCGACGCGGCGCTGGAGGAGATGCTCGCCCACGCGGAGAGCCTGGTCGAGAAGCTGGGCCTGCACTACCAGCGCAGCCTGCTGTCGGCCGGTGACGCCAGCGCGTCGATGAAGAAGACCCTCGACATCGAGGTGTGGATGCCGAGCACCGGCAAGTACAAGGAGGTCTCGTCGGTCTCCTGGGCCGGGGACTACCAGGCCCGCCGGGCGGCCATCCGCTACCGGGAGCCGGGTGGCAAGCAGACCCGGTTCGTGCACACCCTCAACGGGTCGGCGCTGGCCACCAGCCGGCTCTTCCCGGCCATCCTGGAGCAGTTCCAGCAGCCCGACGGCTCGGTGCTGATCCCCGAGGTGCTACGCGACCGGCTCGGCACCGACCGCCTCACCCCCCGCTGA